ataaaaatcaCCTTTTCGATAACCTCAACCGATGTGCAAGTACAACAAAAATGTCCTATCAGTGATGTAAGGCACAGTAGTGTAAATGCTGAACACTGTTTGCTGTCCTTTAAGGCACTTTGTCTTCTTTCCTAAGTCAAATATATGATAACCATTTCAACAGTCACATAAGCAGGCTCATGAGGTTATAACAGGTCATAGTCGTGAAATGTCAAGGTGCAACTTTTAAATAGCTGTGAGTTTATGAAAATAACCAGGCATCCATCAGCATAAATACAGATGAGGCACAAATATTGGTGACATCTGAAGCATGTGATgcattaaaggaataattcacctaaaaatatcaattctgtcatgatttactcaccctcatgttggtCAGATTTTTGTTCGGTGGAAAATAAACGCAGGAATTTTGAAGATTTGATGTGGTTAGTGCATTATTTCTGAATCTGAATGCAAATGTGAATATGATGGTTTTACTTTTAAGTGTAAATAGCCAAACCAAAAAAATCTCACTTATAACAATatggtttcattagttaactacattagttaacatgaactagcaATGAAAATACTTCTACtgaatttattaatcttagttaattccaacatttaacaatatatttttaacattagttaatgcacaaAGTGAAACAATGAACACTTAGAATTTTATTAATGCTaacaaatattaaagggttagttcacccaaaaatgaaatttctgtcattaattattcgcccccatgtcgttccaaaccttcattcgtcttcagaacacaaattaagatatttttgatgaaatccgagagtttttatttcccatagaaagcaactgTCATtcgaggtccagaaaagtagtaaaaacattgttaaaatagtcaacgtgactacagcggttcaaacttaatgttatgaagcgacgtaAGACGGGGGGGAGAAGATatcgttgaataaagttatttttgttttgtttttgcacacaaaaagtattctcgtcgcttcactGTAGTCactttgactattttaacgatggctttactacttttctggaccttgaatgtggtcattacgttgctttctatgggagataaaaaaacaacaactcagatttcatcaaaaatatcttaatttttgttctgaagatgaacgaaggtattagagatttggaacaacatgagggtgagtaatgaaagaaatttcatttttgggtgaactaaccctttaataaatgctttaaaatatattgctcattgttagttcattttaGCTAATCAAATAAGACCTTCTTGTAAAGTGATACTGTAAGGGTTTtcaatgacatgagggtaagaaAATTGTATAATATTCCTTAAATGCTGGTACATAAGAAACTTGGTGGCACTGAAGAGTTAATTAACAGCATTGTGTTTGACAAGCTACAGCCTACAGCTTTCTTCTCcgtaataaatattaaatactacAAATAAAATGATGAGAACAGCAATAATAACAGTAACAGAACAATAAAAAAGTATATCAGTTTCTTTGGCTGACACTGTAAAAAGTGGCACAGTCATAAATGGTCAAACGACcagcttttcttttcttcatcTCACTGCATGCGGTCCGTCTGGAGCTGCTGCGGCTGGTATTGACCGAACGCGGCCGCCGTAGCCCCGGGCGCAGGAGACGCGAGAGGCTGCTGGACGTAACCGTAGCCGGTCGTGGCGACGTAACCCGTGGCTGCTGGCGAGGCAGCGTATGGGTACTGATCGTAAGCCGCGGCGGCAGCAGCGGTGGCGGCAGCGGAGTACTGCGCGTAGGCTGCGCCGGTGTAATCCAAGTATGGAGAGGCTGCGGCCGCCGCAGAGGCCGCGGATGGCTGGACGTGCGGGATCACGACGCTGGGCTGCACGAATGCCTGCGGGTACACATAGTGAGCAGGAATCCTGAGGGACAGAGAGATACTGGGATTAAACGGGGAACGAGAAAAGCATTCTGCGCACAGCAGCTGCACTTCAACAGAGAAACAGCAcagtgcattaaagggttattcACATAAATAGGATTGCCACAATAGAGCATGCTGGGAAGAGTCAATGATCAGCTGTCAGCAATTCTATCATTTCATATAAGAAGATGCAACtaacacaatattttcaggcgttttacaaactaaaaataaactgcctttttgttttgttttctgaaaCTCACTGCAGATGCTAAAAAACACCAATAGGCCTCATTAATGAAATACAAGCAGAATGAATTTGTCTAAATGATcaattaaaaaagtgaaatgattttTTAATTGATCATTTAGACAAATACAAGCAGAATGAATTTGTCTAAATGATCAATTAAaaaatcatttcactttttttttaacttttgttAGTGTGTAACGTTGCTGTCtgacatctgcaaagttacgacgctcaaagttcaatgcaaagggagatattttcttttacagaaatcgctttttaaggactacaacaaacggctggaagggactacaacgagcttctttctgggttggtgacatcacaaactgcACAATTTACATAAACCTTAAGACAACGCAACAAAGGGAGTGAggtcatgttgggctgctttagagaagaggaagagttgttgttttacgccggactgcttcacaatcGAGGGTCGATttaacgctggatttgcacaaaagattaacatgacggcacatgctagtggataagttgaatcaactccacagcaactacataaatttatccactaaccgttcagaaacgtccagtttcattctaaaagttgtaacttcttcctgagtctctccatcagtgtcgactctggtttgaacaatgtaaggctgaacaccgttactgacaatcctcattttggctgcgtgagattctccagctttgttgttgttgagctgttaaagctccgccctcttctggaaagggggccgggagcagcagctcatttgcatttaaagggacacgcacaaaaacggcgtgtttttgctcacacacaaataggggcaaatttgacaagctataataaatgatctgtggggtattttgagctgaaacttctcggacacattctggagacactagaaacttatattacatcttgtaaaaggggcattataggtcccctccAGACATCAATTTTGCCCTCTACTGTACACAGTATGTCAAGTGAGTTTATTTTCTAAGTCTACAGGGACAAACATGCCCATAGTTTTagatttatgaatgttttacaCAGATTCTTTCTGCTTGTGCTTCATGAATGAGGCTTAAATGCCATTAGTGCTGCCACTAACAAGAGTCCATCTTTAGTCACTGAGCTGACCATTTTAGTTTCTAATGATGATTCAAATGAATGCTTTTGTATTATTGATATCATGGCAAACCTATTTCATTTGCAAACTCAGCATTCAATCATGAGTTCACATCCTAATATTGCTTAACCCCCCACTCCAAATGCCAGGGTAAAAAATAACTATGGATATCAAAGCAGATCGATCAATATCACAGCAGAAAAAAACCcttccaaaaaaaagaaagaaaaaaagaatagaGCGACACCAATTCTGCAATCATAAACAGGGTCAATGTTACTGTCACAccaaacaatatttaaaaagaaagaagagaaaTCCAGTTaactcacacacgcacacgaaagaaaaaaaacacacttgCGTGCGTTCACACGTCACCGCGTCcactgcacacaaacacaacgtTTGAAGAGTGGAAATCTGCTGCTAAACACACCGAGAGACACCAAATCTAACACATACTACTTCTGTTTGCTGCTGTGCTGATGTGAAAATAAGCAGCAAGCTCTtaaaaaggatagttcacccaaaaatgaaaattcggtcatcatttactcaccctcaagttgttccaaacctgtataagtttatttcttctgctgaacacaaaagatattttgaataatgtatgtaaccaaacagttgatggtccccattgacttccatagttttttttcccccatagtagggctgcacgatatatcgcatgaggttgtcacgcgcatttcgtcagtaaagccggttccctgattaccgctaaatcgccatcacctgctttcaaatggagcgccatttaatagacagagccgtagatcactgaaaagccacgcaatatcgcgttcattatcgaaggcgattcatctgcgatatgaacgcgatattgcgtggctcttcagtgatctacggctctgtctattaaatggcgctccatttgaaagcaggtgatggtgatttagcagtaatcagggaaccggctttactgacgaaatgcgcgtgacaatctcatgcgatatatcgtgcagccctacccCATAGTATGGAAGTCTAAGGgtaccatcaactgtttggttacatacattcttcagaatatcttttGTGTCTTTTGTATCTTTTGCAGatgaaagaaactcatacaggtttggaacaacttgagggtgagtaaattatgaaaaaatgttaattttggggtgaactatccctttaaactctGTGTATTCAGCATTTTTACACTGCAAAGGCggcacaaaagctgcatttgaaGTGACATGAAGTATACAGGTAAAAcacatttcaccccaaaataaaatgaaaatcaaaacttttaaaattacttattttacataaaatgttttgttttacaacAGTGACCTTATTTTCAAGAGAATTAAGAATTAATGCATCTAGACATCTTTCTTAATGATTCTTGTTActgtaatacaatacaatatatttactgtcttaaagtatttttatttaaattatggcTGCAcgattttggaaaaaaatgacattgcgatattttgtttttctgcgatATGAAAATTTCACCAGATGAtttgaatagctctatttgtAAAGAACTAATTCTTTACAACTCATTCTAGGATGATTGGGGTGATTTTGTAGGGCAGTGCATCggcatagaaaataataaacaaattacaacTTAGATAAATTAAATAGAACAaagatatatattaaataaatagtgCCTTATGTTTTTCTGATAAATCTACCTGTATTTAGGTACAGacattgaataatcaaatgtaaaataacactgaatagtcttcactgaataaattaaaaagaattaatataattaattaatacaatttatttttgttaaagcaacaaaagtgattttctcttttgttgtttgattaacattggTGACACAAACAACTGcgggtttattaggctgctatCACTTTAAGAAAAATGCATGGAACCAATTTGATATGCATCAATTTTCTTTCTCAAATATTTACGAcacataaccaactgtgttcATGAGGGTGCTCGCcgagatgggcattttgacttaaagggttagttcacccaaaaatgaaaattatctcattaatgactcgccctcatgtcgttccaaacccggaacacagtttaagatattatagatttagtccgagagctttctgtccctccattgaaaatgtatgtatggtatactgtccatgtccagaaaggtaataaaaacatcatcaaagtagtccatgtgacatcagtgggttagttagaagtttttgaagcatctaaaatacattttggtccaaaaataacaaaaactatgactttattcagcattgccttctcttccgggtctgttgtcaatccgcgttcacgactccgcagagacgctgctgatgtaagacgctgctgacgtgttatccggtgcgcccgagcttcgtttacagtctgagggagacgcacgctgtattcaagctattctacattgtttgtattttggtattgctatattttttaaaatggtgcgtaaatgtgcatgtcgcggatgtcctaatcgccaaaaacaaccacggcgacgtaaaagtgcattaccaacgccgacagatgaaaggattcaatggaatcaattcaatggaaaggattgcggaagagaatacaatgctgaataaagtcgtagtttttgttatttttggaccaaaatgtattttcgatgcttcaaaaacttctaactaacccactgatgtcacatggaccactttgatgatgtttttattacctttctggacatggacagtataccgtacatacattttcaatggagggacagaaagctctcggactaaatctaaaatatcttaaactgtgttctgaagatgaacggaggtcttacgggtttggaacaacatgagggtgagtcattaatgacatcattttcatttttgggtgaactaaccctttaattttgcGTGCACGCATCCGTTCAAGCTcaaaaagaagagaaagagaactgaatttgTTGTTCTCGTGCTGTCAGCGCGGCTCTGTGCGCGTGCACAGAAAACAGCGCAAATTACAGTCTTCTTGCACTTgatgtttaaactgacagaacttaaaaacacatgcaaatgataaactttcactctatTATGGTTAAACTTTGCAGTTAATCTGACTAACCGATTACTACAATCCCTATAGGTTACTTGACATCGCACATCCTCCTGTGTGACTATCGTGGATGCTATTTCAATGCTAAaacgatatatcgtgcagccctaatttaaatCATTATAAATTAAAGGCAGCACagaaaatactatggaagcttgtttcctccacagaatgaaaaataagaagaaaaaaaaataaaatttgatcttacaattctgactttttcccagaaatgcgagatataaatgtgtaattgcaagtcataattaccttttttatttttttattgcatggtggaatttatttcatttaattattaattgatttatcacaattctgagtttatatctcgcaattctgagtttcggaattttgagataaaaagtcgcaattacctttttttttttagtttttttacttggtggtggaaacaagcttctataaAATACTACAATGtttgaaaataatcatttttttgaggAACCAAAAAACGcaaatgtcacaatgcaaaaaataagcaaataaataaataatatgctTGAAAATTGATCGTTGATTCTTGTGCACAGCTGTCATTAAATGGGACACACGCTTAGTTTTAGGACAGCGGCCAGCGCTTTTattttagccaatcagaaacatTCTTCATCTGTGAATCATTTTGCACATAAGGAAACGAGTCTCACATAGACTTTTGACTTCAGCAAGTCTGGTACACACTGCAGCTATGAAATAAGTTATCTAAATGGCTAAaattgcttaaaggattagttcacttcagaattcaaatttcctgataatttactcacccccatgtcatccaagatgtttatgtctttctttcttcagtcgaaaagaaatgaaggtttttgaggaaaacattccaggatttttctccatacagtggacttcaacagttaccaacgggttgaaggtccaaatgtcagtttcagtgcagcttcaaagagctctacatgatcccagacgaggaataagagtcttatctagagaaaccattggtcattttctaaaaaaataaataaaaataatatactttttaactactaatgctcgtcttgcactgctctgagatgcgccatgcattacgtaatcacgttggaaaggtcacacgtgatgtaggtggaagtaccatataaaagtatatactttttttttttgaaactgACCAAttatttctctagataagacccttattcctcgtctgggatcatgtagagctctttgaagctgcactgaaactgacatttggaccttcaacccgttggtaactgttgaagtccactatatggagaaaaatcctggaatgttttcctcaaaaaccttaaaaagaaagaaagacacaaacatcttggatgacatgggggtgagtaaattatcaggaaatttgaattctgaagtgaactaatcctttattgGACCTTTAATTTGACAGTGTAAAGATGCCTGAAGTCATAAATACTAAAAGTGGAAGGGCTTcatttctcacacacacatttaaaaaataatacccCTCTATGTTGCCGGGcagattttatattttatttttccttggCTAAAAATGAGCCCTAACCAgcaaacatgcaaaaacaacAGGTGTTTGTGTTAAATCTGTCCATAGATTAGTTCAGAGTCTCTAACACACCATTCCTTACTGTCAATCTCCTGGAGTGACAGGACAGGCTGTGGTGAGGCTATTTTCTGCTGCCCTTGCCTTCATAAAAGGAGAGCCTGAGCAACGCTATCAGCAACAGATGGCCCAACACTTTAACTCAGTCCTGAACCCTTCATTGCCTGTAAACACACAGGCATTACTACACACTATAATATGTGTTTGTAAAGACAAAACTGTCTGTGGTAAACAAATTAGATGTAGTAACAACTGGCCACATCTTAAAAGTTCTTTCAATGTACTTAATTATACCGATACTCACTTTACTACAAGAGTTGCATGTagtgtaacactttacaataaggtcacTTTagattaactaacaatgagcaatacatttgtgacagtatttattcattattgcTGACGTTAGTTAATCAAAATAacagttcattgttagttcatgtcaggtcaggtccattaaataatattaacagacactttattgattttaataaagtactagtaaatgttgaaattaacctAATGAATGCTTTAGacgtatttttcatttttagttcatgttaacaaatggaaccttattgtaaagtgataCCGCATATAGTATATAACCATTTTCTTGTTAATGAACAGTGATTTCCAGGAACTTCGATTAGGTTAGATTTACTGTAATACAACATACAATTATGAATGTGGTATAAAATTCGACCTAATTTAGAGCGTGTCATTGTTAAAAATACCCCTGTTACTAAGCTGCGCCGGCAATTTTCTTACTACGGGGGTTGCCAGAGTTCAGGGCTAATTTAAGGTACTTTGTAAATCACAGAAACAGAGGGACTGATCTCTCGGATCTTGTGTCTCTGAACACCTGTTGTCTCGTGGGCGCTCTGAATGTCGTTGTGTTCCAAACTAAAGTACAGCGCCGCAGCTGTTCTCTTTGGTTCAGTCCTCTGTGAGAATATATATTGTCCTTGATCGGTGCGAGTTGACTGAATCTTCCTGGAAGGACAGAAGTAACTGTGTACTGGATCAGTCAGCAGTACAATACAGTGAAATACTGTGGTTTCTTAGGCCCAAAATGTTCCGAACTCACTTTTAGCTATGCAAACTCGATTTTTGTTGCATTCTGAAATGTATAGAATGGAACGCATAACATATGTGTTGCATTCTAAGCAttgctttaataataataataataatacattatatttatagaGTTCTTTTTAAGTTAGCTTACATAAGATAAAAAAAGCATGTTTGTTGCAACTACCTGAATAATAATATATCTGGTTTAAAGACAGACTAATGTTTGAAATTACCACAGTAATTTACTTTAAGGCAGTATCGCATGCATCCATTGCAGATAAGGCAATTCCAGAGTGCATTGCGACAAGCAATGaagtgaaaaatgtcaattataaataaagtagtggccaaaagtgataggatatttgtttttaatgaccctacaagttcgattaaaccatcaaaatatgaggaaaatattttagattttttaaaatattttaaatatgaggcaaaaacactaaacttagttacggtatttatctgacaaaattatttggcaaaatgtagtgctgtcaaacgattaatcacaattaatcgcatccaaaataatttataaatagaaagtgtgtgtgtgtaatgtgtatatttattatgtatatataaatacacacacatgcatttatatagttaacaaaaaatatgttaTATTTATGCATAGTACACActtatattatgtaaacaaacatttattttggatgcgattaatcgcaattaatcgtttgacagcactataaaaaaaggcaaactacTGCGGcagattttattttactatgcaaaataatgcacaaaaaaactaaatatacaaaatatacaatatacattGACTATAACATAATAAGTTAGTTTTCTCTGGTTTTTGCATGTATTTATAGTTcctttgtatgacagcctggccaaaaataatGTCGGGACAAGttggcatgtttcattgcgttatcacaaataaaacgaTTGACTTCAGGCACAACTAcgcaatatgcttacaaaatctttaataaTATATGAAGAAAGGGTGAAGATGATGTCTACTTTCTTAGgctagacatcacttttggccacttcTATATACTTAGAAACTACTATAACACTAGAAAatcttgtttttgttgtttattttatgcttATTAGAGAATGTAGActttaattgcattaaaataaattgaatgtCCGGTTACCCGCTATATTTAAGACATACAATTGGCGCTAATGTTTCTAGCCTTAGTCAATTCAGAATGATTGTAAGCAAATGAATTACTTGACATCTATTTTTCACAAAGAGGTTTAGGGAAAAGTGAATGTAAGACACTGTCAGGGGAAAAGCCAAACGATTCATTAGTAAAATAAAAGAACAGAGGCACATGAGATACACTGCAACATGCAAGCCATGAGTTGTTTTGAAGGTGCGCCAGTCAAGAAAGACAAACTTTGACCCCTTCAATACCAAAACACTGAAACGTCTgttcaaatgaataaaaatcagTAAGAACAAGCTGTGCACAATCATCAAGAAAATGGAAAAAGGCGTTCCCAGCACCCCAAGACAAAGATATGACCGTCTCCCCGAATCCTACTATACACTCATTTCTATTAAAAGCACACGGTTTAGCTATGAAAACCACTTCAGACAGGTCCAAACGCACACAAAAGCTACtctccaaaaaaacaacaacaacaacaacaacaacaacaacaacaacaacaacgtcCATGCAAGCTAATCACCATTTGAGAGTGTACATGATTGAGTCTACTGGTAGAGCTTATGAATTCTGACTTTGTTCAGCTCGTTCACCTCTTAGGTTATGTTAACCGAAAGCGAGCCTGTCAGATCAGAGAGAGACACATTACATTGAGTCACGCTGGAAAGAGGAAGTGACAGACGTAGACTTTTCAGGAGTTGACAACAGTGCAAATAAAagcacacaacaacaacaacaaagataaaatgcacacacacacctcataACCTGGCGGAAAGGGGGAGGATACAGTAATGGGGAATGATCATCCTCACTATCTCTATGACACAAGGAGAACAACATTTTATAACACAGGAATCCATCGAAAATGCACAGAAATCAATAC
The sequence above is drawn from the Megalobrama amblycephala isolate DHTTF-2021 linkage group LG13, ASM1881202v1, whole genome shotgun sequence genome and encodes:
- the rbm24b gene encoding RNA-binding protein 24b isoform X1 — its product is MMHSSQKDTTYTKIFVGGLPYHTTDSSLRKYFEVFGEIEEAVVITDRQTGKSRGYGFVTMADRAAAERACKDPNPIIDGRKANVNLAYLGAKPRIMQPGFSFGVPQIHPTFIQRPYGDSEDDHSPLLYPPPFRQVMRIPAHYVYPQAFVQPSVVIPHVQPSAASAAAAASPYLDYTGAAYAQYSAAATAAAAAAYDQYPYAASPAATGYVATTGYGYVQQPLASPAPGATAAAFGQYQPQQLQTDRMQ